The sequence below is a genomic window from Acropora palmata chromosome 5, jaAcrPala1.3, whole genome shotgun sequence.
GTCTCACCAGTCTGCTGTTGCTGGGCTGGATGTTCACCAAACTCTCCTGTGTAATCTCTTCCAACTTCAGCAAAGCAACTTTGGACAAATTTCAGGAAGTCTCCACACTGCTCTCCTTGCTCAATCTTTTCTCTCAGGCGCCTGTAGGACCACTTAAACAATGCCAAGATAGGTTCTTCCTTACGCCAACCACCCCCACGAGATAAATGTCCATTATAAATACACTGATGAAGGTAATGACAGTGTTCACCACCCTCAGTACTTCCACGAAAAAGAGAGTGGAAAGGAAATTCCTTTAGAAGGATAGGGACAATGTCTACTCGTGTCATGAGGTAAGGATAGAGCCTTGAACTTCCATAACGTAACAAAACCAGTCCATGATGTAAATCAGCTAGCCGGATGTACTCTTCAATCTCCGTATTCAGCAAGCCAAAAAGGTAATCAGTAGCTGTCTGGGAACCAGGGGAAGAACCGGGTAGCAGGTACATAGCAGATTTCCTTGGATTAGGATCTTTTCTGCACAAGACATGCATTTTCCAGTGTGTCTCCCAAATCTTCTTTTCCAGGTCATAATAAGTAATGGAATTTGCTTGCCAACTAAGTGCTGCTTGAAGGCCTGATGGTAGTTGCTGCGGAAACTGTTCATTTAGAGCAACCCCATCCAAAATGTGAGGAAACACTGTGCTGAAAGCTTCTGGTGGAGCAGAGATGGTTTCTGCATGTGAGACATTTAAAGACACTGGTTCCAACTTTGGCCCATCAAACTTAAGCTGAAAATGACCACCACGCACTCCACGGATGTTGATGTTTGACAGCAATTTAGTCAATGTTGCACTTTTGTCATTGCTTACTATTCCCTCATTGAGACACGACATTACACGCAAAGTAAGTAGATGCTCCATGATGCGGACAAACATGTGATTTGCACATGGAATGAAATGATTTGTTGGAACAGCAGGAAGCAGAGATTCTGGATGTTCCCGCTCAATTTTGCGTTTCATTTCAGACCGCACACCAGAGTTTTCACCAACCTCCGAACGTGTTGAGGTTGTCTCAAAGGCATAAATGCTGAAGTTATCACTGCTCTTAGGGTCTAACCCACCTCCAAGGATGGCATTTGCAAACATATTGTCACCTGCCACAAATGTTTTGTGCCCTTTCTGTGCTGTTTTATCTATCCATGAATTGAGATAGCCTTCCCCACCACCAATGTTTAGGTCCAGATTCAGTCGGGAATCTGAGCCATAGAAAATATGTACCGGCCAGTAGTTTTCTTCGGGGCTTTGGAAACTGCAGTCATGAAACATTGCCTCGTTGTtgataattgaagggctctgggcaaaaacgtcctaactgacattttgcgtttttcttcatttgtgctcaaaagtggctgactttttgcatgtaacccagcattattaagaaaataggtgttctataatatttttggctggtttgttttttatttccaaaaattaacatctgCAATAATATTGGgttacatgcaaaaaatcaaccacttttgagcacaaattaaaaaaacccaaaatgtcagttaggacgtttttgcccagagcccttcaattgaTAGTGAGAACAGCACTGACTTCTGTCCTCCAAAGTTGCGTGCATCTCCATACAAACACCACCATTCTGATTCCACCTCTTGCAGCCATGGATAAGCAAATGAAACACATTGCCTAAGTCTTTCTGGGTTAATACGCCAACCAGTTTTTGTCCTACTTGGCTGTAGAACAATTTCGAACTCTTGGTGCCATTTGTATTTCAACTGATCAGTAGGTCTCTCTGAGTCAATGAACCCTGGTAGTTGTTTTCTCAGATTTCTAAAGGTTTCTTTCTGGCTAATGGAGTCCTGCATTTTAAGAACCTGGAAGCTTGAGATGTGGTGGATCTGTGAAGCAGTATCAATTGTGAGAGTGTCATAAATGGTTTTCCCTGCTTTGTAATCATAAATCATTTTAGTTAGTTGCAAAATGTCTTGGACAGTCAGCTGTCCATCCCAGTCATTTCCTGAACAGTTCTGTTTTGTGGTTGAACAAGAAACCGAATGCGCAATACCTGCC
It includes:
- the LOC141881336 gene encoding uncharacterized protein LOC141881336: MIYDYKAGKTIYDTLTIDTASQIHHISSFQVLKMQDSISQKETFRNLRKQLPGFIDSERPTDQLKYKWHQEFEIVLQPSRTKTGWRINPERLRQCVSFAYPWLQEVESEWWCLYGDARNFGGQKSVLFSLSIEGLWSPSIINNEAMFHDCSFQSPEENYWPVHIFYGSDSRLNLDLNIGGGEGYLNSWIDKTAQKGHKTFVAGDNMFANAILGGGLDPKSSDNFSIYAFETTSTRSEVGENSGVRSEMKRKIEREHPESLLPAVPTNHFIPCANHMFVRIMEHLLTLRVMSCLNEGIVSNDKSATLTKLLSNINIRGVRGGHFQLKFDGPKLEPVSLNVSHAETISAPPEAFSTVFPHILDGVALNEQFPQQLPSGLQAALSWQANSITYYDLEKKIWETHWKMHVLCRKDPNPRKSAMYLLPGSSPGSQTATDYLFGLLNTEIEEYIRLADLHHGLVLLRYGSSRLYPYLMTRVDIVPILLKEFPFHSLFRGSTEGGEHCHYLHQCIYNGHLSRGGGWRKEEPILALFKWSYRRLREKIEQGEQCGDFLKFVQSCFAEVGRDYTGEFGEHPAQQQQTGETEQSLSTIQPADTTVTDREPPVTPVTNAQPADIPVTDTQPLDTPDSIGELADTEYRRGKTVFFTSHQSAEVNKGMVINLTPRKKHVKVATNPKQRPIDVALDCLTEPPP